A stretch of Panthera tigris isolate Pti1 chromosome E2, P.tigris_Pti1_mat1.1, whole genome shotgun sequence DNA encodes these proteins:
- the FXYD7 gene encoding FXYD domain-containing ion transport regulator 7 isoform X3: MATPTQAPTKVPQEPDPFYYDYDTVQTVGMTLATILFLLGILIIISKKVKCRKADSSPTCKSCKSELPSSAPGGGGV, encoded by the exons ATGGCGACCCCGACCCAGGCCCCCACAAAGG TTCCTCAGGAACCTGACCCATTTTACTATG ATTATGACACGGTGCAGACGGTGGGCATGACTCTGGCCACCATATTGTTCCTGCTAGGCATCCTCATCATTATCA GCAAGAAGGTGAAGTGCAGGAAGGCGGACTCCAG CCCAACGTGCAAATCCTGTAAGTCGGAGCTTCCCTCCTCAG CCCCTGGAGGTGGCGGTGTGTAA
- the FXYD1 gene encoding phospholemman — protein MASLHHILVLCVGFLTMANAEAPQEHDPFTYDYKTLRIGGLIIAGILFILGILIVLSRRCRCKFNQQQRTGEPDEEEGTFRSSIRRLSTRRR, from the exons ATGGCATCTCTCCACCACATCTTGGTTCTCTGTGTGGGTTTCCTCACCATGGCCAACGCAG aggCTCCACAGGAACACGATCCATTCACCtatg ACTACAAAACCCTGCGGATCGGAGGCCTCATCATCGCCGGGATCCTCTTCATCCTGGGTATCCTCATCGTCCTGA GCAGAAGATGCCGGTGCAAATTCAACCAGCAGCAGAG GACCGGGGAACCGGATGAAGAGGAGGGAACTTTCCGCAGCTCCATCCGCC GTCTGTCCACCCGCAGGCGGTAG
- the FXYD7 gene encoding FXYD domain-containing ion transport regulator 7 isoform X1, with translation MATPTQAPTKVPQEPDPFYYDYDTVQTVGMTLATILFLLGILIIISKKVKCRKADSRSESPTCKSCKSELPSSGEGEGATVWEEKRWGPEGEGELRWRSLRMMPPRTDVATSAGAEAPQTKEVKPWRVSGM, from the exons ATGGCGACCCCGACCCAGGCCCCCACAAAGG TTCCTCAGGAACCTGACCCATTTTACTATG ATTATGACACGGTGCAGACGGTGGGCATGACTCTGGCCACCATATTGTTCCTGCTAGGCATCCTCATCATTATCA GCAAGAAGGTGAAGTGCAGGAAGGCGGACTCCAGGTCTGAGAG CCCAACGTGCAAATCCTGTAAGTCGGAGCTTCCCTCCTCAGGTGAGGGCGAGGGAGCTACGGTCTGGGAGGAGAAGAGGTGGGGGCcggagggggaaggggagctgCGTTGGAGGTCCCTGAGAATGATGCCACCAAGAACGGATGTGGCAACTTCAGCAGGAGCTGAGGCCCCGCAGACCAAAGAGGTTAAGCCATGGAGAGTCAGTGGGATGTGA
- the LGI4 gene encoding leucine-rich repeat LGI family member 4 isoform X2, with translation MGGAGVVLLLLLLAGAGAGVAWRPPKGKCPPSCSCSKDSALCEGSPDLPESFSPTLLSLSLVRTGITQLKAGSFLRVPTLHLLLFTSNSFSVIEDDAFAGLSHLQYLFIEDNDIGSISKNALRGLRSLTHLSLASNNLETLPRFLFRGLETLTHVSKDSLSVPLRCTPLISEMWKPRLSDEGPRGPPCLPDSLLPPPELSWFQTVGEAALGVESFSYQGEPHIILAQPFAGRCLILTWDYSLQRFRPEEELSAPSVVSCKPLVLGQSFFVLAARLWGGSQLWARPGPGLRLAPTQALAPRRLLRPNDAELLWLDGQPCFVVADASKAGSTTLLCRDGPGFYPRQSLHAWHRDTDAEALELDGRPHLLLASASQRPVLFHWLGGRFERRTDIPEAEDVYATRHFRAGGDVFLCLTRYIGDSMVMRWDGSMFRLLQRLPSRGAHVFQPLLIARDQLAILGSDFAFSQVLRLEPDKGLLEPLQELGPPALAAPRAFARVTVAGRRFLFAACFKGPTQIYQHHELDLSA, from the exons atgggaggggcaggcgttgtgctgctgctgctgctgctggccggAGCGGGCGCCGGGGTGGCCTGGAGACCACCAAAGGGAAAGTGCCCTCCGAGCTGCTCCTGCTCCAAGGATAGTGCCCTGTGTGAGGGCTCTCCAGACCTGCCCGAGAGCTTCTCCCCGACCCTGCTGTCACT CTCACTCGTTAGGACTGGAATCACCCAGCTGAAGGCCGGAAGCTTCCTGAGGGTGCCCACACTGCACCTGCT CCTCTTCACGTCCAACTCCTTCTCCGTGATTGAGGACGATGCATTTGCGGGCCTGTCCCACCTGCAGTACCT CTTCATCGAGGACAATGACATTGGCTCCATCTCTAAGAACGCTCTCAGAGGACTTCGCTCACTCACACACCT GAGCCTGGCCAGTAACAATCTCGAGACCCTCCCCAGATTCCTGTTCCGAGGCCTGGAGACCCTAACTCATGT ATCAAAAGATTCGCTATCGGTCCCTTTGAGGTGCACACCCCTCATTTCAGAGAtgtggaaaccgaggctcagcGATGAGGGCCCTCGGGGTCCCCCGTGCCTCCCTGACTCTCTCCTGCCACCCCCAGAGCTGTCCTGGTTCCAGACGGTCGGGGAGGCGGCGCTGGGCGTGGAGTCCTTCTCCTACCAGGGGGAGCCCCACATCATCCTGGCACAGCCGTTTGCGGGCCGTTGTCTGATCCTCACCTGGGACTACAGCCTGCAGCGTTTCCGGCCTGAGGAAGAGCTGTCCG CGCCCTCGGTGGTGTCCTGCAAGCCACTGGTGCTGGGCCAGAGCTTCTTCGTGCTGGCCGCCCGCCTGTGGGGTGGCTCGCAGCTCTGGGCCAGGCCCGGCCCCGGCCTGCGCCTGGCCCCCACACAGGCCCTGGCCCCACGACGGCTGCTGCGGCCCAATGACGCCGAGCTCCTGTGGCTGGACGGGCAGCCCTGCTTCGTGGTGGCCGACGCCTCCAAGGCGGGCAGCACCACGCTGCTGTGCCGGGACGGGCCCGGCTTCTACCCTCGCCAGAGCCTGCACGCCTGGCACCGGGACACGGATGCCGAGGCCCTGGAGCTGGACGGCCGGCCCCACCTGCTGCTGGCCTCTGCCTCACAGCGGCCCGTGCTCTTCCACTGGCTCGGGGGCCGCTTCGAGAGGCGCACAGACATCCCCGAGGCTGAGGACGTCTATGCCACACGTCACTTCCGGGCCGGCGGGGACGTGTTCCTGTGCCTGACACGCTACATCGGGGACTCCATG GTCATGCGCTGGGACGGCTCCATGTTCCGCCTGCTGCAGCGACTGCCCTCGCGTGGTGCCCACGTCTTCCAGCCGCTGCTCATCGCCAGGGACCAGCTGGCTATCCTGGGAAGCGACTTCGCCTTCAGTCAGGTCTTGCGTCttgagcctgacaaagggctcctGGAGCCGCTGCAGGAGCTGGGGCCCCCAGCCTTGGCGGCCCCTCGCGCCTTTGCTCGCGTCACCGTGGCCGGCAGACGCTTCCTCTTCGCCGCTTGCTTCAAGGGCCCCACACAGATCTACCAGCATCACGAGCTAGACCTCAGTGCCTGA
- the LGI4 gene encoding leucine-rich repeat LGI family member 4 isoform X1 produces MGGAGVVLLLLLLAGAGAGVAWRPPKGKCPPSCSCSKDSALCEGSPDLPESFSPTLLSLSLVRTGITQLKAGSFLRVPTLHLLLFTSNSFSVIEDDAFAGLSHLQYLFIEDNDIGSISKNALRGLRSLTHLSLASNNLETLPRFLFRGLETLTHVDLRGNPIQCDCRVLWLLQWMPTVNASVGTGACAGPTALAHMQLRHLDPKTFKCRAIELSWFQTVGEAALGVESFSYQGEPHIILAQPFAGRCLILTWDYSLQRFRPEEELSAPSVVSCKPLVLGQSFFVLAARLWGGSQLWARPGPGLRLAPTQALAPRRLLRPNDAELLWLDGQPCFVVADASKAGSTTLLCRDGPGFYPRQSLHAWHRDTDAEALELDGRPHLLLASASQRPVLFHWLGGRFERRTDIPEAEDVYATRHFRAGGDVFLCLTRYIGDSMVMRWDGSMFRLLQRLPSRGAHVFQPLLIARDQLAILGSDFAFSQVLRLEPDKGLLEPLQELGPPALAAPRAFARVTVAGRRFLFAACFKGPTQIYQHHELDLSA; encoded by the exons atgggaggggcaggcgttgtgctgctgctgctgctgctggccggAGCGGGCGCCGGGGTGGCCTGGAGACCACCAAAGGGAAAGTGCCCTCCGAGCTGCTCCTGCTCCAAGGATAGTGCCCTGTGTGAGGGCTCTCCAGACCTGCCCGAGAGCTTCTCCCCGACCCTGCTGTCACT CTCACTCGTTAGGACTGGAATCACCCAGCTGAAGGCCGGAAGCTTCCTGAGGGTGCCCACACTGCACCTGCT CCTCTTCACGTCCAACTCCTTCTCCGTGATTGAGGACGATGCATTTGCGGGCCTGTCCCACCTGCAGTACCT CTTCATCGAGGACAATGACATTGGCTCCATCTCTAAGAACGCTCTCAGAGGACTTCGCTCACTCACACACCT GAGCCTGGCCAGTAACAATCTCGAGACCCTCCCCAGATTCCTGTTCCGAGGCCTGGAGACCCTAACTCATGT GGACCTCCGCGGGAACCCGATCCAGTGTGACTGCCGCGTCCTCTGGCTGCTGCAGTGGATGCCCACCGTGAATGCCAGCGTGGGGACTGGGGCCTGCGCCGGCCCCACTGCTCTGGCCCACATGCAGCTCCGCCACCTGGACCCCAAGACGTTCAAGTGCAGAGCCATAG AGCTGTCCTGGTTCCAGACGGTCGGGGAGGCGGCGCTGGGCGTGGAGTCCTTCTCCTACCAGGGGGAGCCCCACATCATCCTGGCACAGCCGTTTGCGGGCCGTTGTCTGATCCTCACCTGGGACTACAGCCTGCAGCGTTTCCGGCCTGAGGAAGAGCTGTCCG CGCCCTCGGTGGTGTCCTGCAAGCCACTGGTGCTGGGCCAGAGCTTCTTCGTGCTGGCCGCCCGCCTGTGGGGTGGCTCGCAGCTCTGGGCCAGGCCCGGCCCCGGCCTGCGCCTGGCCCCCACACAGGCCCTGGCCCCACGACGGCTGCTGCGGCCCAATGACGCCGAGCTCCTGTGGCTGGACGGGCAGCCCTGCTTCGTGGTGGCCGACGCCTCCAAGGCGGGCAGCACCACGCTGCTGTGCCGGGACGGGCCCGGCTTCTACCCTCGCCAGAGCCTGCACGCCTGGCACCGGGACACGGATGCCGAGGCCCTGGAGCTGGACGGCCGGCCCCACCTGCTGCTGGCCTCTGCCTCACAGCGGCCCGTGCTCTTCCACTGGCTCGGGGGCCGCTTCGAGAGGCGCACAGACATCCCCGAGGCTGAGGACGTCTATGCCACACGTCACTTCCGGGCCGGCGGGGACGTGTTCCTGTGCCTGACACGCTACATCGGGGACTCCATG GTCATGCGCTGGGACGGCTCCATGTTCCGCCTGCTGCAGCGACTGCCCTCGCGTGGTGCCCACGTCTTCCAGCCGCTGCTCATCGCCAGGGACCAGCTGGCTATCCTGGGAAGCGACTTCGCCTTCAGTCAGGTCTTGCGTCttgagcctgacaaagggctcctGGAGCCGCTGCAGGAGCTGGGGCCCCCAGCCTTGGCGGCCCCTCGCGCCTTTGCTCGCGTCACCGTGGCCGGCAGACGCTTCCTCTTCGCCGCTTGCTTCAAGGGCCCCACACAGATCTACCAGCATCACGAGCTAGACCTCAGTGCCTGA
- the FXYD3 gene encoding LOW QUALITY PROTEIN: FXYD domain-containing ion transport regulator 3 (The sequence of the model RefSeq protein was modified relative to this genomic sequence to represent the inferred CDS: inserted 2 bases in 1 codon), with the protein MREATLSLLILLIGLPALDANDPEDKNSPFYYDWHRLRIGGLICAGVLCTIGIIVLMSEWXDAGGRAGRAGLWARVLSPNRPLSPTGGKCKCKFSQKPSHHPGDAPPLITPGSAHNC; encoded by the exons ATGCGAGAGGCGACCCTAAGCCTGCTCATCCTCCTGATAG GCCTGCCTGCCCTGGACGCCAACGACCCAGAAG atAAAAACAGTCCTTTCTACTATG ACTGGCACAGACTCCGGATCGGCGGACTCATCTGTGCTGGGGTTCTGTGCACCATCGGCATCATCGTCCTCATGAGTGAGTG GGACGCTGGTGGCCGggctggcagggcagggctgtgggcccGGGTCCTCTCGCCCAACCGTCCCCTCTCCCCAACAGGTGGGAAATGCAAGTGCAAGTTCAGCCAGAAGCCCAG TCACCATCCAGGGGATGCCCCTCCTCTCATCACTCCAG GCTCTGCCCATAACTGTTGA
- the FXYD7 gene encoding FXYD domain-containing ion transport regulator 7 isoform X2, producing the protein MATPTQAPTKVPQEPDPFYYDYDTVQTVGMTLATILFLLGILIIISKKVKCRKADSRSESPTCKSCKSELPSSAPGGGGV; encoded by the exons ATGGCGACCCCGACCCAGGCCCCCACAAAGG TTCCTCAGGAACCTGACCCATTTTACTATG ATTATGACACGGTGCAGACGGTGGGCATGACTCTGGCCACCATATTGTTCCTGCTAGGCATCCTCATCATTATCA GCAAGAAGGTGAAGTGCAGGAAGGCGGACTCCAGGTCTGAGAG CCCAACGTGCAAATCCTGTAAGTCGGAGCTTCCCTCCTCAG CCCCTGGAGGTGGCGGTGTGTAA